Proteins encoded within one genomic window of Eurosta solidaginis isolate ZX-2024a chromosome 1, ASM4086904v1, whole genome shotgun sequence:
- the LOC137241361 gene encoding carbonic anhydrase 6-like has protein sequence MTAEVGDPIAWRYENEHPSDWDYRDTYKWVNDYPICGGSQQSPINLESYNAIESFGPPLRFINYNAPFIKKLTIENNAHSAEIALHETVRGTRPIITGGLLEGEYEAHSAHFHWGSLLSKGSEHSINGLRYDGELHIVHKNMKYGNAHEASRHRDGIAVLSILINISDNLSKTYHGLNKVFNILPKIKQYGTNTTISQDLSLNYFLGHINTQHFYSYKGV, from the exons atgactgcggaagttggtgatcccattg CATGGCGGTATGAGAATGAACATCCTTCAGATTGGGATTATCGTGACACATATAAATGGGTAAATGACTACCCGATATGTGGAGGATCGCAACAGTCGCCTATAAATTTGGAAAGCTACAAT gcCATAGAATCGTTTGGGCCACCCTTAAGGTTTATAAATTATAATGCACCTTTTATTAAAAAGCTTACAATAGAAAACAATGCCCACTCAG CTGAAATCGCGCTTCATGAAACTGTGCGCGGTACACGACCGATTATAACTGGTGGCTTGTTAGAAGGCGAGTACGAAGCACATTCGGCACATTTCCATTGGGGCTCGCTACTCAGCAAGGGTTCGGAACATTCTATAAATGGACTTCGCTATGACGGCGAACTTCACATTGTtcataaaaatatgaaatatggtAACGCGCATGAAGCAAGTCGTCATCGAGACGGTATAGCGGTATTGAGCATTTTGATTAATATTAGTGAT AACCTCAGTAAAACATATCATGGACTGAATAAGGTATTCAATATATTACCAAAAATTAAGCAGTACGGTACGAATACAACAATAAGTCAAGACTTGAGTCTAAACTATTTTTTAGGTCATATTAATACTCAACACTTTTATTCATACAAAGGTGTGTAA